The following are from one region of the Cyclopterus lumpus isolate fCycLum1 chromosome 21, fCycLum1.pri, whole genome shotgun sequence genome:
- the htr1fa gene encoding 5-hydroxytryptamine receptor 1F, translated as MDFPNCTEGVFATNGSGNDSLETTKLPPSKILLTMTLSVLAILTTFFNCLVITAIAVTRKLHHPANYLICSLAATDLLVAVLVMPFSIMYIQKETWLMGQVVCTIWLSVDITCCTCSILHLAAIAIDRYRAITDAVEYSRKRTGARAGAMVAVVWFLSILISLPPLIWRHFSGDSEQEDQCIMMHHHMAFTLYSTLGAFYIPLMLILILYYKIYRAAQTLYMRREASRASRHSCMTNGSMIPSSYPAGEGADDGGPQSPPPISPQEKSFSEPSTEEPPRERVRVSAKAFKCKPRRNESRSESRSESRSESRKSQFYQGPRISGSRERKAASMLGLIIGAFVICWLPFFVKEVIVNTCSSCSTSMEMADFLTWLGYLNSLINPLIYTIFNEDFKKAFQRLVRCSHYL; from the coding sequence ATGGATTTCCCCAATTGCACTGAAGGGGTGTTTGCCACAAACGGGAGTGGTAATGACTCACTGGAGACCACTAAACTCCCTCCCAGTAAGATCCTGCTTACAATGACCCTGTCTGTGCTGGCTATCCTCACTACATTCTTCAACTGCCTGGTGATTACAGCTATCGCAGTCACGCGCAAGTTGCACCACCCGGCCAACTACCTCATCTGCTCATTAGCAGCGACTGACCTGCTGGTGGCTGTGCTGGTCATGCCCTTCAGTATTATGTACATCCAGAAAGAGACCTGGCTCATGGGTCAGGTGGTGTGTACCATCTGGTTAAGTGTCGATATCACCTGTTGTACTTGCTCCATCCTGCACCTTGCTGCAATCGCCATCGACCGGTACAGAGCCATTACTGATGCGGTGGAGTACTCTCGCAAACGCACGGGGGCCAGGGCTGGGGCGATGGTGGCGGTGGTATGGTTCTTGTCCATCCTCATCTCACTTCCTCCTCTAATCTGGCGCCACTTTAGTGGGGATTCAGAGCAGGAAGACCAGTGCATCATGATGCATCATCACATGGCCTTCACCCTGTACTCCACCCTCGGAGCGTTCTACATCCCCCTGAtgctcatcctcatcctctacTACAAAATCTACCGGGCTGCTCAGACCCTGTATATGCGCAGGGAAGCCAGCCGGGCCAGCCGTCACTCATGTATGACCAATGGGAGCATGATCCCGTCATCCTACCCTGCTGGAGAAGGTGCCGACGATGGTGGACCTCAAAGTCCCCCGCCCATAAGTCCACAAGAAAAGTCTTTCTCTGAACCCTCAACTGAGGAACCTCCACGTGAACGGGTGCGTGTATCGGCAAAGGCATTCAAGTGCAAGCCGCGCCGGAATGAGTCACGCAGTGAGTCCCGTAGTGAGTCCCGTAGTGAGTCACGCAAGAGTCAGTTTTACCAAGGACCACGGATCTCGGGCTCACGGGAGCGCAAAGCGGCATCAATGTTGGGGTTAATAATAGGGGCCTTTGTCATCTGTTGGTTGCCATTTTTTGTCAAGGAAGTGATTGTCAACACCTGCAGTTCTTGCAGTACCTCGATGGAGATGGCTGACTTTCTGACATGGTTGGGGTACCTCAACTCGCTAATCAACCCCCTCATCTACACCATCTTTAATGAAGACTTCAAAAAAGCTTTCCAAAGACTCGTTAGGTGCAGTCATTACCTCTGA